Proteins from a genomic interval of Quercus robur chromosome 9, dhQueRobu3.1, whole genome shotgun sequence:
- the LOC126698433 gene encoding uncharacterized protein LOC126698433: MLDGPTSYHAWSQNMTVFLKGRKLWRYVTGSIPKLVPDPKSKATAAEESSKTAVTTDDYEERLEEWESIQSKILSWFINTSIPSIHNLLPRLETAEAAWKFLADRYNCTNDSSLEFHIESKLYQMRQETGQSISDFYSQTSTMWEQLSAADPPLVCSKDIELFVKYRDRRRFMHFMMGLREDFEPTRASLLSRSPTPSLDAAVKELISEENRRPTYHMTSSDHVLATPSPQPPIVAFTAPPRINSGRPTSQSSKGIHCKFCRAKGHDISVCRKLQKFVQEQNKASLPQAAAVCPSDPSIPTGPSLASSLTTADIEAVVQQVLSRTSTALSVTSGSPDGSSAWDRP, from the exons atgttggatggtcctactagctatcatgcatggtctcagaatatgaccgtctttctcaagggtcgtaaactgtggagatatgtgactggttcaattcctaagcTAGTACCAGaccctaagtccaaagccacagctgctgaagagtcttccaagactgctgttacaacagatgattatgaagaacgtctagaggaatgggagagtattcagagtaagatcttatcttggtttatcaatacctctattccctccattcataatcttcttcctcgtcttgaaactgctgaggctgcttggaaatttttggccgatcgttataactgcactaatgattcaagcttggagtttcacattgaatcaaagctttatcaaatgcgccaagagacaggccagtctatttctgatttttattctcagacttctactatgtgggaacaactctctgctgcagatcctccactggtgtgttctaaggacattgagctctttgtcaaataCCGGGATCGCCGTAgatttatgcacttcatgatgggtttacgtgaggattttgagcctactagggcttctctacttagccggtctcctactccttctcttgatgctgcagtaaaggagctcatttctgaggagaatcgtcggcctacttatcacatgacatcatctgatcatgtattggctacaccctcaccacagcctcccattgttgcattcactgCTCCTCCGCGAATAAACTCCGGGCGTCCCACCTCTCAGTCTTCCAAAGGTATTCACTGCAAGTTTTGCCGTGCCAAAGGCCATGACATCTCTGTTTGTCGTAAGCTACAGAAATTTGTGCAAGAGCAGaataaagcttctcttcctcaggcagctgctgtatgtccttcagatccatcgattcctacaggtccatctttggcttcctcacttactacggctgatattgaggcagttgttcaacaggttttatcccgcacttccactgccctttctgtcacctcag gatccccggacgggtcaagtgcttgggacaggccgtaa